The following proteins are encoded in a genomic region of Cyclonatronum proteinivorum:
- a CDS encoding OmpH family outer membrane protein — translation MNKVSTFFFALFLVLGYSFHAQPAQAQDLKIGVVDAGRILMMMPELENVSDQLDGFTNRKRREFAQLEAEFLQAREEFEQKVAVISESARQAEQERLSSMAMRLQQFQMEYQQELMERQENLIAPLRSRIMDTINDVANELGLSYVINQMVNNGDMVVLYASAEMRENYDITNRVMDRMGVRR, via the coding sequence ATGAACAAAGTTTCGACATTCTTTTTTGCCCTTTTCCTTGTATTGGGGTATTCCTTCCATGCACAGCCCGCACAGGCACAGGATCTTAAAATCGGTGTTGTTGACGCAGGAAGAATCCTGATGATGATGCCCGAACTTGAAAACGTATCGGATCAGCTTGACGGATTCACCAACCGCAAGCGCCGTGAGTTTGCACAGCTTGAAGCAGAATTCCTTCAGGCCCGTGAAGAGTTCGAGCAAAAAGTAGCCGTTATTTCTGAAAGTGCGCGTCAGGCTGAGCAAGAGCGCCTCTCAAGCATGGCCATGCGTCTGCAGCAGTTTCAGATGGAGTATCAGCAGGAACTGATGGAGCGTCAGGAAAATCTGATTGCCCCCCTCCGCAGCCGCATTATGGACACCATCAACGACGTTGCCAATGAACTCGGCCTGTCTTATGTCATCAATCAGATGGTAAACAACGGTGATATGGTTGTTCTCTACGCTTCCGCTGAAATGCGTGAAAACTACGATATAACGAATCGTGTGATGGACCGCATGGGCGTCAGACGATAA
- a CDS encoding OmpH family outer membrane protein — protein MKRIILVSVLMLVLGVSQLFAQQRIGYAEPQRILDSIPEREQVETQLEAFYNEWEQDYNQMYERYSEELFLFEESRNQLSSAQVRQEEARLSQMVEELTLMQQEFGVMFEERRAELLIPIVERINRAIEAVAEERGLDYVFQSETSNAEPIFFIIRDNPHSVNITDEVIARMNR, from the coding sequence ATGAAAAGAATCATACTCGTATCCGTATTGATGCTGGTACTCGGTGTAAGTCAGCTATTTGCGCAGCAGCGCATTGGCTATGCTGAACCACAGCGTATCCTTGACAGCATTCCGGAGCGTGAACAAGTAGAAACACAGTTGGAAGCGTTCTACAATGAATGGGAGCAGGACTACAATCAGATGTATGAGCGCTACAGCGAAGAACTTTTCTTGTTTGAAGAAAGCCGTAATCAGCTTTCATCCGCTCAGGTCAGACAGGAAGAAGCGCGGCTGAGCCAGATGGTTGAAGAGCTCACGCTCATGCAGCAGGAGTTCGGCGTGATGTTTGAAGAACGCAGAGCCGAGTTGCTGATCCCCATCGTAGAGCGCATAAACCGCGCTATCGAAGCCGTTGCTGAAGAAAGGGGCCTCGACTACGTATTTCAGTCCGAAACCAGCAATGCAGAACCCATCTTTTTCATCATCAGAGATAACCCGCACTCGGTCAATATCACAGATGAAGTGATTGCCCGGATGAACCGCTAA
- a CDS encoding OmpH family outer membrane protein — translation MRTVSCTSKVLTLILVAFAFSSLSAVQAQNQKFGFIDTDFILSQIPEYEGIEQRLRQLTETWRREITELDEEIESLQRDFEAREILFTPEIRQEREQEIQNKKRERERLVNQRFGPEGDYLRQQRELLSPIQRQIVEATGRIAERDGFDFIIDRSGEYLLFYTNPQWDLSIDVLLELGIQVDEDVRP, via the coding sequence ATGCGAACTGTTTCATGTACTTCCAAAGTCCTTACACTGATTTTAGTGGCTTTCGCCTTCTCTTCACTCAGTGCAGTTCAAGCGCAAAATCAAAAATTTGGTTTTATTGATACGGATTTTATACTCAGCCAAATTCCTGAGTATGAAGGTATTGAACAGCGGCTACGTCAGCTAACCGAAACCTGGCGGAGGGAAATCACGGAACTTGATGAAGAAATTGAATCGTTGCAGCGTGATTTTGAAGCGCGGGAAATCCTGTTTACCCCCGAAATCAGACAGGAGCGGGAGCAGGAAATTCAGAACAAAAAGCGGGAAAGGGAGCGGCTTGTCAATCAGCGCTTTGGGCCTGAAGGTGATTACCTGAGACAGCAGCGTGAGTTGCTGAGTCCGATTCAGCGTCAGATCGTTGAAGCAACGGGTCGGATTGCAGAGCGTGACGGTTTTGACTTCATCATTGACAGAAGCGGCGAATACCTCCTTTTTTATACCAACCCGCAGTGGGATCTCAGTATTGATGTTTTACTGGAGCTTGGCATTCAGGTAGATGAAGATGTCCGGCCTTAG
- the bamA gene encoding outer membrane protein assembly factor BamA gives MILTIPNPQIFPSIKPSNVQNYFRITFAAVLITGLFFSALAVSVSAQDPTLRITNPLDTPPRSLTITQIDVTGAETRSESMILATAGLSVGEQITIPGPAIGDAIQRLFRTGLFSDVQIYQISRTGSQVHLEIEVREQPRLDRFEITGPRRSQRRDLRDLIPMIPGFAVTESTKAQSVNAIMRYYRERGFRNTEVVIVERDRDEVRNRVTLEFQVDPGRRIQIHEITFEGNESFSDRKLRGELREIKRTNLWRTLTRQTFDQASFEEAQENLINFYQQNGFRDIRIVEDSVFVFERSRGREGIGVFMRLEEGPQYRVRNIAFDGNTIYTEEELIASLGFERGDVFDQERFESNMYGNRRNNDITALYHDIGHLFLDLDIDIRDAPGDSLDIFIGMVENDIATINRVEFFGNTKTHDHVVRRNLRNIPGGNYSRSAIQRTVRELAQLGYFVPENIMPDLDVDFENRKVDVIYALDETAGSDNFELSGGFGGRQFGVILSARVNFNNFSARNILNGESWRPLPSGDGQRLSLGVQLTGRGYRSYNFSFQEPWLFGLPNSLGFGANYSYFRFSNLSGQNERYEQFSTFMTLGRRLTFPDDFFTQVTTLRFQLFDSAFPRGLIEPGRSKSLSLRLGLNRNSLDNPISPNSGSTFDIGVELAAPLAGLDQYYLADISFTQHVPLFGRLVASTGFEYGYLGWFNDNNRSQYQRFYLGGTLLQQQQTFYQNNIELRGFPGGRNGSISPYLNGEPIGGSIYSKYIAEIRYPAVSSEQVTLVPYLFFEAGNAYADFDEFDPFRVKRAVGIGTRVFLPILGLIDLSYGYRLDGIPGTNVNAGQWEFLFNIGSPF, from the coding sequence TTGATTTTAACGATTCCTAACCCTCAAATTTTTCCTTCGATCAAGCCCTCCAACGTGCAGAATTATTTTCGAATTACGTTTGCAGCTGTACTTATTACCGGACTGTTTTTTTCAGCATTAGCTGTCAGCGTTAGCGCACAGGATCCGACACTGCGCATTACTAACCCTCTTGATACCCCGCCAAGATCGCTTACCATTACGCAAATTGACGTAACCGGAGCTGAAACCCGAAGCGAATCTATGATTCTCGCAACTGCGGGACTCAGCGTTGGAGAACAAATCACCATACCGGGACCTGCAATTGGTGACGCTATTCAGCGGCTGTTCCGTACCGGCTTGTTTTCAGATGTGCAGATTTATCAGATTTCGCGGACCGGCTCACAGGTTCATCTTGAGATCGAAGTTCGGGAGCAACCGCGCCTCGACCGCTTTGAGATAACCGGGCCAAGACGCTCACAGCGGCGCGACCTGCGCGATCTCATCCCCATGATTCCCGGCTTTGCCGTTACCGAATCAACCAAAGCACAGTCGGTCAACGCGATTATGCGCTACTATCGCGAGCGCGGTTTTCGCAATACGGAGGTCGTAATTGTAGAGCGCGATCGGGACGAAGTAAGGAACCGCGTCACCCTTGAATTTCAGGTTGACCCGGGCAGACGTATTCAGATTCACGAAATTACCTTTGAAGGCAACGAGTCTTTTTCTGACCGCAAGCTGAGAGGCGAGCTTCGTGAAATCAAGCGCACCAACCTGTGGCGTACGCTTACGCGCCAAACTTTTGATCAGGCAAGCTTTGAAGAAGCACAAGAAAATCTGATCAATTTCTATCAGCAAAATGGTTTCCGTGACATTCGTATCGTTGAAGATTCGGTCTTTGTATTTGAACGTTCACGGGGGCGTGAAGGCATAGGTGTATTTATGCGCCTTGAAGAAGGCCCGCAGTACCGCGTCAGGAACATCGCTTTTGACGGCAACACCATCTACACCGAAGAAGAGCTTATCGCTTCGCTTGGTTTTGAGCGCGGTGACGTATTTGATCAGGAGCGCTTCGAGTCAAATATGTACGGGAACCGTCGCAACAACGATATAACAGCCTTATATCACGACATTGGTCACCTTTTTCTCGACCTTGATATTGACATTCGCGACGCGCCCGGTGATTCACTCGATATTTTTATCGGGATGGTTGAAAACGACATTGCAACCATTAACCGCGTTGAGTTTTTTGGCAATACCAAAACGCATGATCACGTAGTTCGCCGAAACCTGCGGAATATTCCCGGTGGCAACTACAGCCGCTCAGCCATTCAGCGTACCGTTCGTGAGCTTGCACAGCTCGGGTACTTTGTTCCGGAAAACATCATGCCGGATCTTGATGTGGATTTTGAAAACCGCAAGGTTGATGTGATTTACGCCCTCGATGAAACAGCGGGTTCCGATAACTTCGAGCTTTCCGGTGGTTTTGGCGGGCGCCAATTCGGTGTTATTCTCTCGGCACGTGTCAACTTCAATAACTTCTCGGCACGGAATATTCTCAACGGAGAATCGTGGCGACCGCTGCCAAGCGGTGATGGTCAGCGGCTTTCTCTTGGAGTGCAGCTCACCGGCCGCGGATACCGAAGCTACAATTTTAGTTTTCAGGAACCCTGGCTTTTTGGTCTGCCCAACTCCCTGGGTTTTGGGGCAAACTACAGCTACTTCCGGTTCTCAAACCTGAGTGGTCAGAACGAGCGCTACGAGCAGTTCAGCACCTTCATGACCCTGGGGCGCAGGCTTACTTTCCCTGATGACTTTTTCACACAGGTCACAACCCTGCGGTTCCAGTTGTTTGATTCTGCATTCCCCCGCGGTCTTATTGAGCCGGGCCGCTCCAAAAGTTTATCGCTGCGTCTTGGCCTGAACCGGAACTCCTTAGACAATCCCATTTCGCCTAACAGCGGTTCAACTTTTGATATTGGTGTTGAGCTTGCTGCACCGCTTGCCGGACTTGACCAGTATTATCTGGCCGACATCAGCTTTACGCAGCATGTGCCGCTCTTTGGGCGACTCGTCGCGTCGACCGGTTTTGAGTACGGATATCTGGGCTGGTTCAATGACAACAACAGAAGTCAGTATCAGCGCTTCTACCTTGGCGGGACGCTTCTTCAGCAACAGCAAACCTTCTATCAGAACAACATCGAACTCCGCGGCTTCCCCGGTGGCCGAAACGGTTCTATTTCGCCTTACCTGAATGGCGAGCCGATTGGTGGCAGTATTTACTCCAAGTATATTGCTGAGATCCGCTACCCGGCTGTTTCTTCAGAGCAGGTTACCCTCGTACCTTACCTGTTTTTCGAAGCAGGTAACGCCTATGCTGATTTTGATGAATTTGACCCGTTCCGGGTGAAGCGCGCAGTAGGTATCGGAACCCGCGTCTTCCTGCCCATTCTGGGGCTTATTGACCTGAGTTATGGCTATCGTCTTGATGGCATACCGGGAACCAATGTAAACGCAGGGCAGTGGGAGTTCCTCTTCAACATCGGATCTCCGTTCTGA
- a CDS encoding isoprenyl transferase, translated as MEKIALTKKKQTKEDVLRQRLLKERGEIPEHIAVIMDGNGRWAKSRNRLRIQGHKAGVESVRDVVECCAQLGVGHLTLYAFSTENWRRPKAEVSALMKLLIQTIRNEALSLNKNDIRLNAIGELNRLPSICLKELKEGMEMTKDNTRMVITLALSYSGRWDIANAVKSISEQVKQGVLNVDHINDELISRHLSTRNMPDPDLLIRTGGEFRISNFLLWQSAYTELYVSQKYWPDFRRDDVYTAIETYQNRERRFGMISEQLSHGSKEKAVTSV; from the coding sequence TTGGAAAAAATCGCACTTACCAAGAAAAAACAGACCAAAGAAGATGTTCTTCGGCAGCGTCTGTTAAAAGAAAGAGGGGAAATCCCTGAGCACATTGCTGTTATCATGGATGGTAACGGGAGATGGGCTAAATCACGCAATCGGTTGCGCATTCAGGGGCATAAAGCCGGGGTTGAATCTGTCCGCGATGTCGTGGAATGCTGTGCGCAGCTCGGCGTCGGGCACCTCACGCTGTATGCCTTTTCAACTGAAAACTGGCGCAGACCCAAAGCTGAAGTAAGTGCGCTGATGAAGCTTCTCATACAGACCATCCGCAATGAAGCCCTGAGTCTGAACAAAAACGATATTCGCCTGAATGCAATAGGTGAACTGAACCGGCTGCCTTCCATCTGCCTGAAAGAGCTCAAGGAAGGCATGGAAATGACCAAAGACAACACACGGATGGTAATAACGCTTGCCCTTAGCTATTCAGGCAGATGGGATATCGCCAACGCCGTAAAGTCGATCAGCGAACAGGTTAAACAAGGTGTTTTGAATGTTGATCATATCAATGATGAGCTTATTTCGCGTCACCTTTCCACAAGAAATATGCCCGACCCTGACCTTTTGATTCGTACCGGCGGAGAGTTCAGGATTAGTAACTTTTTACTCTGGCAAAGTGCTTACACCGAGCTCTATGTATCCCAAAAATACTGGCCTGATTTTCGGCGTGATGACGTTTACACGGCCATTGAAACCTATCAAAACCGCGAACGCCGCTTTGGAATGATTTCCGAACAATTAAGCCACGGATCAAAAGAAAAAGCCGTTACCTCCGTTTAA
- the ribH gene encoding 6,7-dimethyl-8-ribityllumazine synthase — protein MAIKEIEGKLNYSKGNVGILVSRWNHFITDRLRDGAIHSLKKHGYSEEQITVAYCPGSYEIPLAAQKMAETGKFDAIIAIGVVIRGATAHFDFVAGAANSGVLNVNHSTGIPVIFGVLTTDTIEQAIERAGTKAGNKGEEAAMTAIEMMSLLEQFREL, from the coding sequence ATGGCTATCAAGGAAATTGAAGGAAAACTAAACTATAGCAAGGGTAATGTAGGGATTCTGGTTTCCCGCTGGAATCACTTCATTACGGACCGCCTGCGTGACGGCGCCATTCATAGCCTGAAAAAACACGGATATTCGGAAGAACAAATTACGGTTGCCTACTGCCCCGGTTCGTATGAAATTCCGCTGGCTGCCCAAAAAATGGCTGAAACGGGCAAATTCGACGCCATTATCGCAATCGGTGTTGTCATTCGCGGTGCTACAGCCCATTTTGATTTTGTTGCCGGTGCTGCGAACAGCGGCGTCCTTAATGTGAATCACAGCACGGGTATTCCTGTAATTTTTGGCGTTTTAACCACAGATACCATTGAACAGGCTATTGAGCGTGCGGGTACCAAAGCCGGTAACAAAGGGGAAGAAGCCGCTATGACAGCGATTGAGATGATGTCGCTTCTGGAACAATTCAGGGAATTGTAG
- a CDS encoding PHP domain-containing protein, with the protein MPKPPKADLHIHTTASDGKCTPVAVVNKAEAEGLYAIAITDHDTYSGYEPARKRGAEIGIEVIPGMEITCDFKGREVHILAYGFDVHDEKLLQFTSQQKLRRHKRAKQMVENLNKMGFDLTIEEVIAEAGTLNISRNHLAQLMVSKGYSTQKRLVFGKYIGNHAPAYHKTEYDTVEKVANLIRAAGGVTIVAHPAAYYADSELEELISAGINGFECVHPSHTYELQKKYLRLCESRNLLKSGGSDFHGYEAARNSWFGTVNVDKSWVDALLKQCTMQGQLH; encoded by the coding sequence ATGCCCAAGCCGCCTAAAGCTGACCTGCATATTCATACAACTGCCTCAGATGGCAAATGCACACCCGTAGCGGTAGTAAACAAGGCCGAAGCTGAAGGCCTTTATGCGATCGCAATCACTGATCACGATACCTACTCCGGTTATGAGCCTGCACGAAAGCGGGGTGCGGAAATCGGGATAGAGGTCATTCCGGGTATGGAAATAACCTGCGATTTTAAAGGAAGAGAAGTGCATATACTGGCTTACGGCTTCGATGTGCATGATGAAAAACTTCTTCAATTTACGAGTCAGCAAAAGCTGCGGCGTCACAAGCGGGCCAAACAAATGGTGGAAAACCTCAACAAGATGGGATTTGATCTGACGATTGAGGAAGTCATTGCTGAAGCCGGTACCCTGAACATCAGCCGGAATCACCTGGCACAGCTCATGGTCTCCAAAGGATACAGCACGCAGAAGCGCCTTGTTTTCGGAAAATATATTGGTAATCATGCCCCCGCCTACCACAAAACCGAATATGATACGGTAGAGAAGGTTGCAAACCTCATTCGTGCTGCCGGGGGCGTAACCATAGTTGCCCATCCCGCTGCCTATTATGCAGACAGTGAGCTTGAAGAGCTGATTTCGGCAGGCATTAATGGCTTTGAGTGCGTGCACCCGAGCCATACCTATGAACTGCAAAAAAAGTATCTCAGACTGTGTGAGTCCCGCAATTTGCTTAAAAGCGGCGGAAGTGATTTCCACGGATATGAAGCCGCACGTAACTCCTGGTTTGGTACGGTGAATGTAGATAAGAGCTGGGTCGATGCGCTTTTGAAGCAATGCACTATGCAGGGGCAGCTTCACTGA
- a CDS encoding S41 family peptidase — MTLSKPKKAAILVIAALLFAGFVTASDAFFQIRKNFTIFSEVIQEVNELYVVEVDPERTIRRGINAMLETLDPYTVLIDESQTQDIDLISTGSYAGVGIEVGARNGELVVIAPIEGYSAHRQGVRAGDVIVSVNGISATELSPDDLNMQMRGQIGSEVVLVVRRFGISDKLTFTLERERIEVRNIDWFGMADEAEGIAFIMLSRFGQNAASEMRRAIEELEETYTVNGLILDLRNNPGGLLIEAVRVADLFLPENEPVVHTRGRAPQTRQLYSTSNPSFFGDRPVVVLQNHGSASSSEIVSGALQDHDRAVIMGQRSFGKGLVQIIRPISYGLALKITTSKYFIPSGRYIQSVDYNGEADTDLPQHFETAGGRPVVQRTGIDPDIEAEQHAETMLEIELHRGSHFFQFANEFMASDPTMPEPGQDDDRVMEAFREYLNNADFSYATASQQRVKDLRDQLRADYGDEAGPLKGFLAELESDLEAKRLRELDEVREAILREIYLELSARVDGTALRMKTSVQLDPLVTRAIALINDTGAYTQILSAP; from the coding sequence ATGACTTTATCAAAACCTAAAAAGGCCGCGATTCTGGTAATCGCGGCCCTTCTTTTTGCAGGATTCGTAACAGCAAGCGACGCTTTTTTTCAGATTCGGAAGAACTTCACCATCTTCAGTGAAGTCATTCAGGAAGTTAATGAGCTATATGTCGTTGAAGTGGACCCCGAGCGCACCATTCGCAGGGGAATCAACGCCATGCTTGAGACGCTGGATCCGTACACGGTTTTGATTGATGAGTCGCAGACACAGGATATCGATTTAATCAGCACGGGCAGCTATGCCGGGGTCGGCATTGAGGTCGGTGCCCGAAATGGTGAGCTTGTTGTTATTGCTCCCATCGAAGGCTATTCCGCGCACCGTCAGGGGGTGAGGGCTGGTGATGTTATCGTATCCGTAAACGGAATTTCAGCTACGGAACTCAGTCCGGATGATCTTAACATGCAGATGAGAGGTCAGATCGGCAGCGAAGTCGTGCTGGTTGTGCGTCGTTTTGGTATTTCTGATAAGCTTACGTTCACCCTTGAACGCGAGCGTATTGAAGTCCGGAATATTGACTGGTTCGGGATGGCCGATGAGGCGGAAGGTATAGCTTTTATCATGCTCTCTCGTTTTGGTCAGAATGCGGCAAGCGAAATGCGCCGCGCCATTGAAGAGCTTGAAGAAACATATACCGTAAACGGACTCATTCTCGATTTGCGGAATAATCCCGGCGGTTTGCTTATTGAAGCGGTGCGTGTTGCGGATCTTTTCCTGCCCGAAAATGAGCCTGTCGTACATACCCGTGGCCGTGCGCCCCAAACCCGTCAGCTGTATAGTACGAGCAACCCATCATTTTTCGGAGATCGTCCGGTTGTTGTGCTTCAGAATCACGGCAGCGCCAGCTCCTCGGAAATTGTATCAGGAGCCCTTCAGGATCATGATCGCGCCGTGATTATGGGGCAGCGCAGCTTCGGGAAAGGTCTTGTTCAAATTATTCGACCGATTTCGTACGGTCTTGCGCTGAAAATTACGACATCCAAATATTTTATCCCGAGCGGGCGCTACATTCAGTCGGTTGACTACAACGGGGAAGCGGATACTGACCTGCCACAGCACTTTGAAACTGCAGGCGGCAGGCCGGTCGTGCAGCGCACCGGTATTGATCCGGATATAGAAGCGGAACAGCATGCCGAAACCATGCTCGAGATTGAGCTCCATCGTGGCAGTCACTTTTTTCAGTTTGCAAACGAGTTCATGGCTTCGGACCCGACCATGCCCGAACCGGGACAGGATGATGATCGGGTGATGGAAGCTTTTCGGGAGTACCTGAATAATGCTGATTTCAGCTACGCTACGGCCTCACAGCAACGCGTCAAAGATTTGCGTGATCAGCTACGGGCCGATTATGGAGATGAGGCCGGACCGCTGAAAGGTTTTCTCGCGGAACTTGAGTCTGATCTCGAAGCTAAACGGTTGCGGGAACTTGATGAGGTAAGGGAAGCCATCCTGCGTGAAATTTATCTTGAGCTGAGTGCAAGGGTTGACGGAACGGCCCTTCGGATGAAAACAAGCGTGCAACTCGATCCGCTTGTTACGCGTGCCATTGCCCTGATCAACGATACCGGCGCCTACACCCAAATTCTGTCTGCACCCTGA
- a CDS encoding lytic transglycosylase domain-containing protein — MLKKIMLTGALAGMFVLPAQAQQQQLNVPLPEIELPFLNPIELQGSQSWSPASVQSDPLNRELLQRVTDINRLNFMAMEAQVDDDLLLAEDYITQAVEALQSLMNEHPEVQNNRRFNETFRSVMAEYHEFYGMSGPVISFEGDIFEIRDDFFSQDDWFDGSYFAMPPGFDEQNFDVPLIINTQVNNQIHFLTERRPEIMERWLERSTYYFPMMKRIFEEEGVPIELIHLSMIESGLVPVARSRARAVGLWQFMQATGAAYGLEVNWWIDERRDPEKSTRAAARHLRDLHRTWNGDWHMALAGYNISPRGLRRAINLSGGVRDFWTIYPHLPRETRGYVPGFIAAALVAMNHEDFGFETPVTTRVYEYDVVEIEGSVELRVLAQFAGISTQELRNLNPELLRFATPPGARPYPLKIPKGSRDTFLAEYRQMPESMRQTLVVHTVRRGETLGAIANRYGVTVRALYGANDNLTSLIHPGQEVIIPVPGGSNVAISPNTPSNAREARTLTASAGSASSQASAPAPAGTVRLSYTVRSGDTVGHIAEWYNTQAWRVRSWNNIGNTIRVGQRLNVYVPANQQEYFSQVTQMSRQQKNQMMAERRRSGIPQNQIAAASGQTITYTVRRNDNLHNIARAHGTTVNAIMQQNNLRNSVIRPGQTLQIPVAR; from the coding sequence ATGCTCAAAAAAATAATGCTCACCGGCGCACTTGCCGGCATGTTTGTGCTTCCTGCACAGGCGCAGCAACAACAGCTCAATGTGCCGCTTCCGGAAATTGAGCTGCCTTTCCTGAACCCGATTGAATTGCAGGGAAGCCAGTCATGGAGTCCGGCTTCGGTGCAATCTGATCCGCTGAACCGTGAGTTGCTGCAGCGCGTGACGGATATCAACAGACTCAATTTTATGGCTATGGAAGCACAGGTTGATGACGATCTGCTGCTTGCCGAAGATTATATCACGCAGGCCGTTGAGGCCCTGCAAAGCCTGATGAACGAGCACCCTGAGGTGCAGAACAACCGCAGGTTCAACGAAACCTTCCGGTCTGTGATGGCTGAATATCATGAGTTTTACGGGATGTCAGGTCCTGTAATCAGCTTTGAAGGCGATATTTTTGAGATCCGTGACGATTTCTTTTCTCAGGATGACTGGTTCGACGGCAGCTACTTTGCCATGCCGCCCGGCTTCGATGAGCAAAACTTTGATGTGCCGCTCATCATCAATACGCAAGTTAACAACCAGATTCATTTCCTTACCGAGCGCCGGCCCGAAATTATGGAGCGCTGGCTTGAGCGCTCTACCTATTATTTCCCCATGATGAAGCGCATTTTTGAGGAAGAAGGCGTGCCTATCGAGCTGATACACCTGTCGATGATAGAGAGCGGACTCGTACCGGTTGCACGTTCGCGTGCGCGTGCCGTTGGCTTGTGGCAGTTTATGCAGGCTACCGGTGCAGCATACGGCCTGGAAGTCAACTGGTGGATTGACGAGCGCCGCGACCCGGAGAAATCGACCCGTGCAGCTGCGCGTCACCTGCGTGACCTGCACCGCACCTGGAACGGCGACTGGCACATGGCGCTGGCCGGGTACAACATCAGCCCGCGCGGACTGCGTCGTGCGATTAACCTTTCGGGCGGTGTGCGTGATTTCTGGACCATTTACCCGCACCTGCCCCGTGAAACACGCGGTTACGTGCCCGGATTTATCGCCGCCGCACTCGTAGCGATGAATCACGAAGATTTCGGCTTTGAAACCCCGGTAACAACCCGCGTGTACGAATATGATGTAGTGGAAATCGAAGGTTCAGTTGAACTTCGTGTGCTGGCTCAGTTCGCGGGCATTAGCACGCAGGAGCTGCGCAACCTTAACCCTGAGCTGCTGCGCTTCGCAACGCCACCCGGTGCACGTCCTTACCCGCTCAAAATTCCAAAAGGCAGCCGGGATACCTTCCTTGCTGAATACCGCCAAATGCCCGAATCCATGCGTCAAACGCTTGTGGTTCATACGGTACGCAGGGGCGAAACCCTTGGCGCCATTGCGAACCGCTACGGGGTTACGGTACGCGCCCTTTACGGCGCCAATGACAACCTGACTTCCCTGATTCATCCGGGGCAGGAAGTCATCATCCCGGTTCCCGGCGGCTCAAATGTGGCCATATCGCCCAATACCCCATCAAATGCCCGCGAAGCAAGAACGCTGACGGCTTCAGCCGGATCCGCTTCATCGCAGGCTTCGGCTCCTGCACCTGCCGGAACCGTGCGGCTGAGCTACACCGTCCGTTCGGGTGATACAGTAGGGCACATCGCAGAATGGTACAATACGCAGGCATGGCGCGTGCGCTCCTGGAACAACATTGGCAACACCATTCGCGTTGGTCAGCGCCTGAACGTGTACGTTCCGGCCAATCAGCAAGAGTACTTTTCTCAGGTCACGCAAATGAGCCGTCAGCAAAAGAATCAGATGATGGCCGAGCGCAGACGTTCAGGCATTCCGCAGAATCAAATTGCTGCCGCTTCAGGTCAGACCATTACGTACACGGTAAGGCGTAATGATAATCTTCACAACATTGCCCGCGCGCATGGCACAACTGTAAATGCCATCATGCAGCAAAATAATCTCAGAAACTCTGTTATACGTCCCGGACAGACGCTACAAATTCCGGTTGCACGTTAA